In one Rhopalosiphum padi isolate XX-2018 chromosome 3, ASM2088224v1, whole genome shotgun sequence genomic region, the following are encoded:
- the LOC132925686 gene encoding zinc finger MYM-type protein 1-like has protein sequence MNNNTKYEIVKLGPSRVINHNFPITVQDDGSKRKFSTKLYYRNLINGEQINRFWLIYSKLEDCVLCYCCKLFSTNANYDKETSLSSKGTNDWRHLSEKLKTHEKSISHYKSVEAWMELNTRISKGKTINQLEINIIEREKNHWRNVLNRVLSIIHYLAIHNDAFRGTTDVLYAKGNGKYLGIIEMLAKFDPIMEEHLRRIKDEETRVHYLGHDIQDELIQIMANEIRQKIISLIRAAKYFTVVMDCTPDIGHQEQLTILIRIVNMEESNESDPTIQEYFLDFINVNSTTGLNLSEVLLKQLELYNINIGDCRGQAYDNGSNMVGKYQGVQTRISNINLRAFFTPCAAHSLNLVLCDAAKNSTRAISFFGTVRRVYTLFSASTNRWSIIQKHCKLFTVKQWSDTRWESRLNSVKALRLQFPCIIEALEEVYETANDLMAKSEANSLLNKISSYEFILSLIIWYDILEKVNIVSKNLQSQIMNISTSTKMVYGLLEYLKQYRITGFDFAKNIANKLASEIDIPIIFKCCRVRKKKKMFSYEHDDESISNEEDRFRIDYFQVIVNQAIESINKRFDQLESYSNNFGFLYQIGKVKTMEEDELLKYCKDLHLVLSDGDLNDLEGLDLFSELLIFRMMIDDNTTPLIALGILKKTNGSFPNISIALRIMLTIPVTSACAERSFSKLKLIKTYLRNKLSQEKLSDHALISIEQEISNKIDYQNLLETFASKKLRKKFF, from the coding sequence atgaataataatacaaaatacgaaATAGTTAAATTGGGTCCTTCACGTGTAATAAATCATAACTTTCCAATTACAGTGCAAGATGATGGTTCAAAAaggaaattttcaacaaaattatactaCCGTAATTTAATTAACGGAGAacaaattaatagattttggtTAATTTACTCTAAGTTGGAAGATTGTGTATTGTGTTACTGTTGTAAATTGTTTAGTACCAATGCTAATTATGATAAAGAGACTTCATTAAGCTCTAAAGGTACCAATGATTGGAGACACTTATctgaaaaacttaaaactcaTGAAAAATCTATTTCACATTATAAGTCTGTCGAAGCCTGGATGGAATTGAATACTAGAATATCCAAAGGGAAAACAATTAACCagctagaaataaatataatagaaagagaaaaaaatcattGGAGAAATGTATTGAACCGAGTCTtatcaataattcattatttagcCATACACAATGATGCCTTTAGGGGTACAACAGATGTTTTATATGCCAAAGGGAACGGGAAATATCTTGGTATTATTGAAATGTTAGCAAAATTTGATCCGATAATGGAGGAACATTTAAGACGAATTAAAGACGAAGAAACTCGTGTGCATTATTTAGGCCATGATATACAAGACGAACTCATTCAAATTATGGCAAATGAAataagacaaaaaataataagtttgatACGAGCCGCAAAATATTTCACTGTCGTAATGGATTGTACACCAGATATCGGACATCAAGAGCAACTTACAATTCTCATACGCATAGTAAATATGGAAGAAAGTAATGAATCTGATCCAACCATACAAGAATATTTTCTAGACTTCATAAATGTAAATTCTACTACTGGATTAAATTTATCTGAAGTTCTCCTTAAACaattagaattatataatataaatatcggaGACTGTAGAGGTCAAGCATATGACAATGGGTCAAATATGGTTGGCAAATACCAAGGAGTGCAGACacgtatttcaaatataaacctCAGAGCTTTTTTTACACCATGCGCAGCTCACAGTTTAAATTTAGTTCTCTGCGATGCGGCAAAAAATTCTACAAGAGCAATTTCATTTTTCGGTACAGTACGCCGTGTTTACACCTTATTTTCGGCTTCAACAAATCGTTGGAGTATAATTCAAAAGCACTGCAAATTATTTACTGTTAAACAATGGTCCGATACGAGATGGGAAAGTCGACTAAACAGCGTGAAAGCATTACGATTACAATTTCCATGTATAATAGAAGCTTTAGAAGAAGTATATGAAACGGCAAATGATTTAATGGCTAAAAGTGAAgctaattcattattaaacaaaataagtagttatgaatttatacttAGCCTTATTATTTGGTATGATATTTTAGAAAAGGTGAATATTGTAAGTAAGAATCTTCAATCCCAAATTATGAACATCAGTACTTCTACAAAAATGGTATACGGTCTTTTAGAATATTTGAAACAGTATAGAATAACAGGATTCGATTTTGCAAAAAATATAGCAAATAAACTGGCTTCAGAAATAGACAtcccaattatttttaagtgttgtCGTGTTAGAAAGAAAAAGAAGATGTTTAGTTATGAACATGACGATGAATCAATCTCAAATGAGGAAGATCGTTTTCGTATTGattattttcaagttattgTTAATCAAGCAATAGAATCGATTAATAAACGTTTTGACCAGTTAGAGTCATATTCGAATAACTTTGGTTTTTTGTATCAAATAGGTAAAGTAAAAACTATGGAAGAAGATGAACTACTAAAATATTGCAAAGATTTACATTTAGTATTATCCGATGGTGATCTGAATGATTTGGAAGGACTTGACTTATTTTCTGAACTTCTTATTTTTCGTATGATGATTGATGACAATACAACTCCGCTTATAGCTcttggtattttaaaaaagacAAATGGTTCATTTCCTAATATATCTATTGCTTTAAGAATCATGTTAACAATACCAGTAACATCAGCTTGTGCTGAAAGAAGTTTCTCAAAgcttaaattaatcaaaacgtACCTGCGAAATAAATTAAGCCAAGAGAAACTTTCAGATCATGCACTTATATCTATTGAACAAGAAATATCTAACAAAATTGACTATCAAAATCTTTTAGAAACTTTCGcttcaaaaaaattaagaaaaaaatttttttag